CTCAAATAGATACGACAAAGATACTCGAACTTGTAGACCCAAGCAAAGATGTAGACGGTTTTCATCCGTATAATGTAGGAAGACTTGCAACCGGACTTGACGGTTTTGTTCCATGTACTCCGCTTGGCGTTATGGAGCTTTTAAAAGAGTACGATATTGATGTTAAAGGCAAAAACTGCGTAGTCGTAGGAGCATCAAACATAGTCGGAAAACCGATGGCGGCTCTGCTTTTAAATGCTAATGCTACGGTTGAAATTTGCCATATTTTTACGGATAATCTTAAAAAACATACAATAAATGCGGATATGATTTTTGTAGGGGCAGGTGTAATAAACCTAATCAAAGAGGATATGGTTAAAGAAGGCGCAATAATCGTCGATATCGGTATCAACCGTGCCGATAACGGCAAACTGGTCGGTGATGTCGACTTTGATAAAGTTAGCAAAAAATGCTCATACATAACTCCGGTTCCCGGCGGCGTAGGTCCTATGACTATTTCTATGCTTCTAAGCAATACTTTAAAAGCAACAAAAGCTCATGCAAACGAAAGAGAATAAATGAAAGAGATTTTACACAAAACTTATAAGTTTTCAAACTCATGGACAGGGACTATCATCATAGTTCTTTTTGTTATTTTTTTTATTGCTCAGGCTTTTAGAATTCCAAGCGGTTCGATGAAAGACTCCCTGCTTATCGGAGATCATCTTTTTGCTAAAAAATTTGCATACGGTATCCCTATGCCGCATCTTCCGTTTTTAGAAACTTCCATTATGCCGTGGAGTGACTCCCTTCGTTTAATGGACGGAGACAGACCCAAAAGAGGTGATATCGTAATATTTAGATATCCGCAAAATCCTAAGCAACACTTTGTAAAAAGATGTGTAGCACTCCCTGATGATGAACTTTTCGTTCTTAACAAAGATCTCTATCTTCATCATAATGAGGGTGATGAGTGGATTAAAAAGAATTTTAAAGAAGAGGATATTATTATTTTTGCCGGAAAACTTTGGGTTAAAAATCCGTATATGAAAGAGCATCCCGGTATTCATCACGATGATAAAATCGTAGATAACGGCAAGTATCCAATGCCTATTTTTAACTTTGCTCCGATTAAAGTTGATAAGAACAACTACTTTATGATGGGTGACAATCGCGATCACTCAAACGACAGCCGTTTCTGGGGAGCCGTACCTTATGAAAATATAGAGGGGACTCCTTGGTTTGTTTATTTTAGCATAGATGACAATTGGGAAATCAGATGGGATAGGGTCGGCAAAACACCGACTGATTTAGAAGGCTCTTTTTATCTGAACAAAGCAATAGCAGAGAGAGTAAAAACAGATAAAGATGATCATGGAATCTATTGATTTACTAAAACTCTTAGCTGCCGTTCTTGCTTTGGCAATAGCTATCATAGGGCATGAGATTATGCACGGATGGGTTGCTTACATATACGGTGACACGACTGCC
This portion of the Sulfurimonas sp. genome encodes:
- the folD gene encoding bifunctional methylenetetrahydrofolate dehydrogenase/methenyltetrahydrofolate cyclohydrolase FolD, which gives rise to MQLLDGKALSSKIEADVANEVKNLKNKTGIVPGLAVVLVGQDPASAAYVNMKKKACDRVGFYSVTHEMPEDISQEAIENTIKMMNNNPNIDGILIQLPLPPQIDTTKILELVDPSKDVDGFHPYNVGRLATGLDGFVPCTPLGVMELLKEYDIDVKGKNCVVVGASNIVGKPMAALLLNANATVEICHIFTDNLKKHTINADMIFVGAGVINLIKEDMVKEGAIIVDIGINRADNGKLVGDVDFDKVSKKCSYITPVPGGVGPMTISMLLSNTLKATKAHANERE
- the lepB gene encoding signal peptidase I — encoded protein: MKEILHKTYKFSNSWTGTIIIVLFVIFFIAQAFRIPSGSMKDSLLIGDHLFAKKFAYGIPMPHLPFLETSIMPWSDSLRLMDGDRPKRGDIVIFRYPQNPKQHFVKRCVALPDDELFVLNKDLYLHHNEGDEWIKKNFKEEDIIIFAGKLWVKNPYMKEHPGIHHDDKIVDNGKYPMPIFNFAPIKVDKNNYFMMGDNRDHSNDSRFWGAVPYENIEGTPWFVYFSIDDNWEIRWDRVGKTPTDLEGSFYLNKAIAERVKTDKDDHGIY